In Rhinopithecus roxellana isolate Shanxi Qingling chromosome 4, ASM756505v1, whole genome shotgun sequence, a single genomic region encodes these proteins:
- the RMND1 gene encoding required for meiotic nuclear division protein 1 homolog isoform X3: protein MHCTAFATADEYHLGNLSQDLASHGYVEVTNLPRDAANILVMGVENSAKEGDPGTIFFFREGAAVFWNVKDKTMKHVMKILEKHEIQPYEIALVHWENEELNYVKIEGQSKLHRGEIKLNSELDLDDAILEKFAFSNALCLSVKLAIWEASLDKFIESIQSIPEALKAGKKVKLSHEEVMQKIGELFALRHRINLSSDFLITPDFYWDRENLEGLYDKTCQFLSIARRVKVMNEKLQHCMELTDLMRNHLNEKRALRLEWMIVILITIEVMFELGRVFF from the exons ATGCACTGCACAGCATTTGCAACGGCAGATGAGTATCATCTGGGAAATCTCTCTCAAGATCTGGCCTCCCACGGATATGTTGAAGTAACAAACTTGCCTAGAG aTGCAGCAAATATTTTGGTGATGGGTGTGGAAAATTCTGCAAAAGAAGGTGATCCTGGAACGATATTCTTCTTCAG ggaaGGAGCTGCTGTGTTTTGGAATGTGAAAGACAAAACT ATGAAGCATGTgatgaaaattctagaaaaacatgaaattcaGCCCTATGAAATCGCACTGGTACACTGGGAAAATGAAGAACTTAACTACGTAAAAATAGA GGGACAGTCAAAACTTCACAGGGGGGAAATCAAGTTAAATTCAGAGCTGGATTTAGATGATGCCATTCTAGAGAAGTTTGCTTTCTCCAATGCTCTCTGCCTTTCTG taaAACTGGCAATTTGGGAAGCATCACTGGATAAATTTATTGAATCTATTCAGTCAATTCCTGAG GCTTTAAAAGCTGGGAAGAAAGTGAAACTATCTCATGAAGAAGTCATGCAGAAAATCGGGGAACTCTTTGCCCTAAG GCACCGTATAAACTTGAGTTCAGACTTCTTGATTACTCCTGATTTCTACTGGGACAGAGAAAACCTGGAAGGACTTTATGATAAAACATGTCAATTCCTTAGCATTGCCCGAAGAGTTAAG GTCATGAATGAAAAACTTCAACACTGCATGGAACTAACAGATCTAATGCGGAATCACCTGAATGAGAAGAGGGCACTCCGCTTGGAGTGGATGATTGTCATCCTCATTACCATAGAG GTAATGTTTGAGCTGGGACGAGTATTTTTCTGA
- the RMND1 gene encoding required for meiotic nuclear division protein 1 homolog isoform X2: protein MESHRVLSSHHRCFSLLVTHVVLISLEQDLMHCTAFATADEYHLGNLSQDLASHGYVEVTNLPRDAANILVMGVENSAKEGDPGTIFFFREGAAVFWNVKDKTMKHVMKILEKHEIQPYEIALVHWENEELNYVKIEGQSKLHRGEIKLNSELDLDDAILEKFAFSNALCLSVKLAIWEASLDKFIESIQSIPEALKAGKKVKLSHEEVMQKIGELFALRHRINLSSDFLITPDFYWDRENLEGLYDKTCQFLSIARRVKVMNEKLQHCMELTDLMRNHLNEKRALRLEWMIVILITIEVMFELGRVFF, encoded by the exons ATGGAGTCCCATAGGGTGCTCAGCAGCCATCACAGATGCTTCAGCCTCTTGGTAACCCATGTTGTGCTCATCTCCCTGGAACAGGACCTAATGCACTGCACAGCATTTGCAACGGCAGATGAGTATCATCTGGGAAATCTCTCTCAAGATCTGGCCTCCCACGGATATGTTGAAGTAACAAACTTGCCTAGAG aTGCAGCAAATATTTTGGTGATGGGTGTGGAAAATTCTGCAAAAGAAGGTGATCCTGGAACGATATTCTTCTTCAG ggaaGGAGCTGCTGTGTTTTGGAATGTGAAAGACAAAACT ATGAAGCATGTgatgaaaattctagaaaaacatgaaattcaGCCCTATGAAATCGCACTGGTACACTGGGAAAATGAAGAACTTAACTACGTAAAAATAGA GGGACAGTCAAAACTTCACAGGGGGGAAATCAAGTTAAATTCAGAGCTGGATTTAGATGATGCCATTCTAGAGAAGTTTGCTTTCTCCAATGCTCTCTGCCTTTCTG taaAACTGGCAATTTGGGAAGCATCACTGGATAAATTTATTGAATCTATTCAGTCAATTCCTGAG GCTTTAAAAGCTGGGAAGAAAGTGAAACTATCTCATGAAGAAGTCATGCAGAAAATCGGGGAACTCTTTGCCCTAAG GCACCGTATAAACTTGAGTTCAGACTTCTTGATTACTCCTGATTTCTACTGGGACAGAGAAAACCTGGAAGGACTTTATGATAAAACATGTCAATTCCTTAGCATTGCCCGAAGAGTTAAG GTCATGAATGAAAAACTTCAACACTGCATGGAACTAACAGATCTAATGCGGAATCACCTGAATGAGAAGAGGGCACTCCGCTTGGAGTGGATGATTGTCATCCTCATTACCATAGAG GTAATGTTTGAGCTGGGACGAGTATTTTTCTGA